gatcttttttttttagcacaATTACTATAAAGTAAGACAATATTTAGACGTCTATTGTAAATGTTGATGTGAGAgcataatgttttaaaaaaatgaaaaataattacaaaataatataaagtttaagaatatttttaggTGAGatgatgtgaaaattataaaagttatgaatggttaaagaaaaaacttacgtcgattcaattttgaaatgaaatgatacgaaaataaaaaaaagtttaaataaggtcaaaaataaatatgttactTTTTGTGGTTTTTCCAAACTCAATTTCTTTGTAAATGAAAGTTTTTTGGTCGAAAATAAAGCTAAaagttgagaaaagtttgaaatttgaaaaagtaatatataaaaaatacttAATCTTCTATAAAAAATAACATTGACTTGTGAAACTATAGAATTCTATATAATCAAAACCATACAATTGAAAAACTTAATTGAgctaatatagttaattaaaaaaatcgaaattttcttaaaatctcGAAATTTCGTCGAAATGGATGAATTGTAATATTCTTGAAATATTCTCGAAATTTCGAAATTTTCGTTGAAATTTGGGGAAATGAAATTTTCTCTAATCAAAATTACGAGGTAATCGAAATGATGGAAATTTTAGATGGTTATAGAgactatttagaaaaattcgagactatttagaaaaatagaggctaaattatatttttctcaaaattagaaggattaaatttataatttataattttactatCTTCCTGAAGAAAGGATAAAAGGGTCAAGATCTCAAGATCCTCCAAAGCTTTATCTGATAATGGGGTTTTGCAATTTGGATGTGCTTTTTTGAGTGATTATtgaaaacttttcttctttttctttttcttttctgtttttttttttttttttcaactgaAATAACTTCCTCCAAATTATACTATGAAAGGAAAATCATGCCCAATTCTTTCCCTTAATAGTGTTtctgacccttcattttagtaAATTACAATCTCACCCCAATAATCTCACTATAataacttcatcttcttcttcaccatGTCTGAACCTTGAACTTACTCGACCGCTTTCCCTCTCCTCTGTAATTGAACTTCACTTCCAATGATGGATTTGAACTTTACCGCCCGGAAGCCGCCGCATGTGGCGGCGAAGATGGACATAGAACAGATGCCAGAGGCTCCACACCGTGGGTATCACCACCGCCGTTCCCACTCCGATACCTCCTTCCGCTTCGCTAATTTCGACGATCTTCTCCTCTTCGACCCTCCAGACATCGATTCATCGTCTGCTCTTCCTTCTCCCTCGCCGTCACCTTCCCCGACGCCGACGGGGGCTCGTATGGCCGTCGATTCCTTCAATTCCAAGTCCCCTGAAGACGCCTCTGCCACAAAACCTAGGGCTGGAAACGGTAACTCCGCTTCCTTATTCAATTCTCACTACCGGAGCTTGTCGATGGATTCCGACTTCTTCGAGGGCTTGGGGATGGCCGGAGATGGAAGTGATGGTGAAGTACTTGCCGGGAGAGTGACGGCGGGGGAGAAGAAGATGGGTCGTCATAGGCATAGCAATTCCATGGATGGGTCTTTGACTTCCTCGTTTGAAGCTGATTCCACTGTGGTAATTGACTGCTCCAAGAAGGCCATGGCGCCTGATAAACTCGCTGAGCTTGCTTTGATGGACCCTAAAAGAGCTAAAAGGTTGTTGATTCATTACCTCATGTTCTGCTTCGAATTTTCTCATGAATTATTGGGTTTATGTCTCTTTCTGCTTTGAATTTTCGTTGTACCTTGAATGTTCTCAAATTCCCTGCAATTAATCAAGAGTTAAGTATGATTGAGTGATAATGGGTTTGGGATTTATCTTCCATTGTAGGATTCTGGCGAATAGACAATCTGCTGCACGATCCAAGGAGAGGAAAATACGTTACACGAATGAACTAGAGAAGAAGGTGCAGATGCTTCAGTCAGAAGCCACCTCCCTTTCTGCTCAGGTCACAGTGCTACAGGTATGTCTTCCTATTCTTTTTGTAGCTTATGGGGAAAGATAATGAACAGGACTGAACTTGACAAAACATGAATCTTTTATCTATGCTTACTTTACAAGTCCTATGGGTGGGCTGTAGCTATCAAGTGGACTTGTTATGTTGATGAAAGAACTGGTGACTTTtgacttttcaaattttgttttttcactTTCAAGACCTGTTGTAGAGATAATCAGGCTTTTGTGAGTCTTCTTAATGAATTAGAAAAGATGGATAAgtgttctttgtttttgttatgagtGGGTGAgagtatttgaacttttagGGGCCACTAAGTGGGGTTAGTAAGTTTGTATTGGGTATAGAGTTGTAAGAtggattattttaaaaattatgaaaagtCAATTAAGAGAGAAGGATGAAGTGACTTGATAAATGTGCAAACTTCAATGTTTATTGTTGAAGttgagttttcttttctttttttttttttcttgagtaCAATGGTTAGGTGGGGGATTTGAACCCCAAATCTCTAGAGACGGAGGTCATGCCAATACCATTGAGCCAAGCTTACTTTGGCTACTATTGAAGTTGAGTTGTTTATATCAACTAAACAAGTTGATGTGCCAAACAGCTCCTAGTGTGGTCTTGATGAATTAGATAAGATACCGCTGGCTTAGTAATCTACTTTGGTGCAGAGAGATACCGCTGGCTTGACTACAGAGAACAGAGAACTCAAGCTAAGGTTGCAGGCCATGGAGCAGCAAGCCCATCTGAGGGATGGTATGAGTGGCTCGTCATTCATAATCTTACTATATACCTCATAGAAAAATGCTCAATTTTTTGCTTTCATCTTTCTTGAGGGCTTCATTCACAATGCAAGTTGAGATGTTAACTATTCAAATGTTTGGTGGCTTACAGCTTTGAATGAGACACTGAGGGAGGAAGTGCAGCGGCTTAAGATAGCTGCTGCCCAACTGCCTGTTGCAAATGGCAACTCATTCAACATTGGGGGAGGGCTACCTCCTCAATTCCCTCCTCTCCAAACATCATTGCTTCAATTTGGCAACTGCCAGAATCATCAACAGCCACAGCTGCTTCACATGTCTCAGCCTGATGCTCGAGGAGGGTCTTCGCCATCCCAGCTTCCTGGAGTATAACCACCTGCTGTGGTAACATCTTTAGATAATCCATTGCGTAGTGAGGATTGATATTTTGATTTGGGAAGCTAAGGAATTATAGCCTGTGTCTTCTACGTTTGGATTTGTACGAGTATACttgtaaaaaaacaaacatgtgTACAAAAAAGCTGTATTATTTCTTTGATGATTGAGGATTGTATTGTAATAACACTCACAGCAAATAATAGTGCTCACTTCTTTGTGAAGAATCAAATCATACTTGTATATCCTTGGATGTGGCGAAAAGTTTAGCCCTTGCTTGATCTCCCGTCACAAACAGTTGCTCAtcatttaattatcaaatgtTCAATAATATTTGGTTCTGTATCTTTTTCTAGTGGCAAAAAAAATGATGATGAGAGAAGAATTCGTAAACATATTACTACTAGAGCCATTCATTAAAATCCTCAATATTCGAGAGAGGAATTCGTGAATACACGCCTATAGTGATTTATTAATATACTCAAAACACGACTATGATAACACCAAAATTCAAGTGAATCTAGAGTTTCACTACCAAACAAGCAATACAACCGAATACAACTTCCATAAAAGCATATCAACGCCTGTGCAACTTACAAGCACAGCTCCCACTTCCCAACTCTGCTGCGACACAAGGAGGTTGAACGTTTTCATCTTCGTACCAAGTTGAGCGTTTCTCAACCAATTCGGCTAGGAAATCGTCCAGTTTCTCTTGGCTAACATTGGGCATTACTACAACATGGGCAATATTTCCTTCGCAAGCTAGCTGCCACCTTCGGATAAATTCTTCGTCTCGGGGTCGTTCAAACACAACTGTACTGCTGAGTTCATTCAGCATCGCACTAATTCCGGCATCAAGAAGCCGGTCTTTCAGGTAGTGTGCATTTCTGAGACACTTCTGGACTTCCTTTTGAAAACCTTTATAGCCTTTTCTGTTGAGGGTGTACCAAAGGAAGATAGGGGCATGGCCATTCCGACTTCCCATGATCGTGGCATCTCTTGAAGCTAGATACTCAACATTGCTGGAGAGGGCATTTATATGCTCCAACCTTGTAAGCTGAACACCACAGGGCATTGGGCATCCAACGAACTTGTGGCCAGAAACACTCACACTTCCGATGGGCTTCTTAAACGAGACCTTTGGTGCCTGCTCAAAAACAAAACTAGTGAGAGCCGAGATAGAATACTGAAATTCAGACTGAAAATTACAAGCAATAAAATAATACAGTTCTATTCTATATTTGTTTTCATTTCAGGTGATACATAATGCTGAAGGGGAATATAAAACCGAAAGGTCAGCAAAAGTATCTTTTAAACCATTAAGATGTATCAAAATGATTCTGTCATTCACTAATGAAATGCCACATATCAACTTCTCATCTCACAGTTCACTTGATTCATGGGGTGAGCATGTCAGGTCCTGAAAATATCCCACAGACAATCCCAAACAATTAAAAATGACTAGAAGCCTAACAGCAGATGGATAGATTGTTTAATCAATGGTTACCCCATTCTTGGACTAAACAATTATATTCATGCATGAATTTATCTCAATATTCAATCATCTAGCAGTTAGGTTGTATAGGCATTCTTAAATTAGCCTATGCAATCGCTAGGCCTTCCATTTGATTTTCCTACAATAGGTAAAAGAAGTCAACTAACAAGAAGAGAAAGCATCTGTTGGCAGGAAAGAGTTAAGAGTAGGATAAGAGAGTGGCAGTTGGATATGTGACCACTTGATGGCGGGAAAAAGGAGAGGAGTAGTGGCTTGGCAGACCAAAGTAAAGCACAGCTAGTACATTCAAAAGGGTTAAAAAGAGATACAGACCAAAGTACATCGAGAGGCCTGACATTCTATATAAGCTAAGAAATATACCATAATTACTCCATAAACTGCTGACACAATACCCATGGTTCTAATGGGCTCACGGCCTCTTAACAGTTTACAGAAAAGACTGCTCCCTGTTCATCCTCTTCTTCAAGCATGCGTAAAGTGAATGGGAGGCCTAAAGTTTCCATCAATACTGCCACCCAAACTTTCAAGTTTCACCTTACCCTCGAGGTGGAAAGGTCACATACTGATAGTAAAGTTAGATCAAGTAAAAAATCTCTAACGGAGCCTCTTTTGGTTGTTGTCAAATCCAATGAATCAGAACCCCCAAGCCTCGTGTGCAGGGTTCTGAGGATAATGGGTGAACCTCTCAAACAGTAGTTTGTATTAGGGGCAGTTCCCACTTAGGAATCAATTCCACTTACAATGGGAGGCCTAAGGTTCCTATCGCCGCTGTCACTTTAACTTTCACCTTCCCTCAAGGTAGAAGGTCAGAAATGGATAGTTATGaagtcatttctttttctttttttttcatagtaAGAGCTAGACGGTCAAACCTCTGATGTGGCCTCTTTTGGTTGTTGCCAAATCCATTGAATCAGAACCTCCTATCAGGCCTGCTAATACTCATATCTATATTAGGAAAAAGAGATGGGCCAGCTAATTAATAGTATGATTGTTCAATTTTGGGATGTTTGGAGTAAGCATCCTTTTAATGCTCTCTCAGTGGCTGCTGTTTTTGTTCGTGAAATCGTGCATTTACATGGCTGTCCGTGTAGTATGGTTTCAGATCAAGATAAAATTTTCACTAGCTTGTTTTAGGAGGAACTTATGTGGTTGTTAGGGACAAAATTACAGCGTAGTACGGCCTATCATCCCCAAACCGACAGCCAAACAGAGGTGGTAAATAGAGGAGTTGAAACATATTTTCGTTGCTTTACCCTGGATGCACCAAAACAATGGTCCAAGTGGTCATGAGCGGAATTTAGTTACAACACCGCTTACCATGCGTCGACACATGTAACCCCTTTTGAAGTTGTTTATGGCCTGCCTCTCCCCCCTCTATTGCCTTATGAAAAGGGGACTAGTATGGTGCATGAAATCGATGGCTTATGATAAGACCAGGATGCCATGCTTAAGGCCTCCTTACTTAAAGCACAGCAGAGGATGACCAAGCTAGCTAATGCCAAACGGTGGGATGtgtaatatgatttaaatgactAGGTCTATTTGAAGCTACGATCATATCGTCAATCTTCCTTGAGTAGGCACACCCATCCAAAGCTTGCCCCGCGCTTTATAGGGCCTTTTCAGATTTGGACTCACGTTGGACCAGTAGCTTATCGCCTTGTGCTGCCGACCAATTCTGGTATTCGTCCCATGTTTCATGTTTCCGTTCGATGAAAGGTTGTGGGTCCAAAGTTGTCGGTATTTCCCATCCCTTCATCGTTGGCAGCTGATCTCTCTATGGCCATTACACCATTGGCGGTCTTGGGCCTTTGCAAGTCTCCAATTGAAGACAGTGTGTTGGAGGATTTAATCCAGTGGGAGAATAACCTACCCAAAGATGCAACTTGGGAGCAAGTCGACATCATTAAGTCTCAGTTTCCAAACttccaccttgaggacaaggtggaTCTTTGGAGACGGGTAATGATAGAGCCCGGGGGGTAAAGGTGTATACACATAGGTGTAAGAAAGGAAGGAATACGTGAGAGAGTTTGTTATAGAGGTTGCCCGGTAATATTGTTAGTTCGGGAGGGCCTGAGATATTGAGAATTTATGGTTATATACTGTTGAGGGGAGAGAAAGGAGTCATCTTTTTGGCAATTATCTTGTAATAGGTCTCTTTGAGAGATGAGGGAGAGATTGGGAAGCTCTAGAATTCTTCCCCCATTGTTGGTAAATAAGATTGAGGCTTAAGCCCTACCAATTTGGTCCTATAATAGGTTCACGTGTCCCTATAGGGGTATGTGACCAAGTCTACTTTAAATCATCTGTTAGGTCTTATTTTGTTGGATTGGAGGTTGTTTTTGTCGGTTGTCTCCTTTTTTGTATGTATGTCCtagtattatttcatttttctcaatgaaagtttgATTTGGGTGTAAAGGTAAGATAACCTTGATAGGACAGGAGGACAGCTATCAACCAAGAATTAAGGTAAGGAAAGTAGCAGCTGCACAAGCAGCCACCCTTACCGAGATAGATAGAAGGCAGCAGGAAAACCCCCCCAAGAAAAGGAGCAGTAACTTGGTGTGGAAGAAAATAGATATTTCTATATAGCCAAAAGAAGGATGAGGGTGGTTGTGGGAATTCTAACTAGCATTTAGAGCTTAGCTCAATGAAAATACTCCATGGCTATCAAACCAGAACCCAAATTGTATGGCAATCAAGTTCCTTCGAGTCAGTACACAGTGTCACAGTCTACATGAATTTCTATCTTGATGCAATTAAACTTGAGCATACCATCAACTGCCACACATATATGTACGCATTGTAAGTTGTAAGCAGAGAAAAGAACTACAAAGCTAGAAACATGCCCCAGTGAAAATTATCAGTGGGCAAGGAAGTGACTTACACGTTTGACAAAAGGCATCATAAGTCCAAACAATGCCCCATCACAATGGATGTAGAACCGATTTTTTGAAAACCCACATTCGGTAAGTGTTTGTATCACGAGATCAAGATCATCGACAGCTCCCTTCACCGTGGTTCCTGCAACAAGAATCCACTCAATTCTCACCAATAAAACGAATATATTCCCCTGTTTTTAGTCGAAAACATGAAGCAAGAGACGAGAATTACCAATATTAACATTGAGTATAGCTGGTTTGTCTTTGTTAGCAAGCAACTTGACCCTAAGGTCAACACAATCGATCTCACCAGATACAAGAGTGTCAACCTTCACACAGTCCATTCTATACATTCTAGCGGCTTTGAAAACGGAATAATGAGATTCCCGAGAAGCATACAGAATCCCATCCGGCAAAACTTCTCTCCTACAAGAACCAATGCCTAAAGTTTCACTACCGCTAAAAAAAAGAGCATGAATTAACACCATACGAAACAGAAAATCAAACTCAACGAAACTAACCCAACGAGAATCCCATGAAGATTGCCTTCCGTACCACAATTTGTAATGTATCCCCAATACTCATTTTTTTCAATCTCCCAAAGGCGAGCAAACCAATCCAACACCCCAACCTCAAACTGCCTCGAGTGCACACCGTAATTACTTTCAATGAACGGATCGCCTAGATTGTTAATAGAAAAATGCTGCAACTGCCCTAAAGCACCGTAATCGAAGTCCAAATTATAAGGGTACCCTAAAACACAAACAGAGTAACATCCAAATCCAAATCAGAACAACGAAAATTTCAATTTCCTAAACGAAAACAAGAACACAGGTttatcaaaaaaatttaaaaaaaaaactaaagaccTAAATGATATTTAGTCCTCTCGAGGAGATTCTTTCTATAGCGAGCCAAGACGCTAGCCATGTAAGCTTCCTTATCGCCTGTAGACTCGTCATTAGCGTCAGGCTCGGTGATGGATAAGCAAGTGGTATGAACATTTCTACCAAGTACAATCTCCCTCTTCCCTTTCTGATTCGAGTCTCCATGTTGTTGTCCATTGAGATCCACGCCGTTGTTGTTCTCCGCCAACGaaggcagaggttcagaaaacaCAACATTTGTATCAAAATTTCCGATCAAAACCTCAGCCCCACCATTGATTTCACCCATCCCCATCGCGCTACCAACCATATCTCACTATTTTCTTCCAACAAATCCTGTATATCTGTCTCTTTTCATAAtcacaaaaaccaataaaatctTACACTCCAAACAGATTACAAAAAAGTGGAAAGTAATAACAGAGACAgatcgagagagagagagagagagagaaatgaagaacaaacccGACTGGTTAGGCTCCGTATTCGCGCTAGAATGGTGTGCTATGCTGTGCCCTTTGCCTACAAAGACACACTTGGAATGGAATCTGAAATTCACGAGTGATGCCTTTATATAGCGGCCATAATCTTGATATTGGCATTGCCTcagttttttatatatattatataaagagaatAAAATTGAGAGACTCAAATCCTCGAATTTATATAAGATGTCATTATTTACggttattatgattatgattattattttattttcttgaaatggt
This genomic window from Benincasa hispida cultivar B227 chromosome 4, ASM972705v1, whole genome shotgun sequence contains:
- the LOC120076484 gene encoding transcription factor VIP1-like is translated as MMDLNFTARKPPHVAAKMDIEQMPEAPHRGYHHRRSHSDTSFRFANFDDLLLFDPPDIDSSSALPSPSPSPSPTPTGARMAVDSFNSKSPEDASATKPRAGNGNSASLFNSHYRSLSMDSDFFEGLGMAGDGSDGEVLAGRVTAGEKKMGRHRHSNSMDGSLTSSFEADSTVVIDCSKKAMAPDKLAELALMDPKRAKRILANRQSAARSKERKIRYTNELEKKVQMLQSEATSLSAQVTVLQRDTAGLTTENRELKLRLQAMEQQAHLRDALNETLREEVQRLKIAAAQLPVANGNSFNIGGGLPPQFPPLQTSLLQFGNCQNHQQPQLLHMSQPDARGGSSPSQLPGV
- the LOC120076482 gene encoding serine decarboxylase isoform X2, coding for MVGSAMGMGEINGGAEVLIGNFDTNVVFSEPLPSLAENNNGVDLNGQQHGDSNQKGKREIVLGRNVHTTCLSITEPDANDESTGDKEAYMASVLARYRKNLLERTKYHLGYPYNLDFDYGALGQLQHFSINNLGDPFIESNYGVHSRQFEVGVLDWFARLWEIEKNEYWGYITNCGTEGNLHGILVGREVLPDGILYASRESHYSVFKAARMYRMDCVKVDTLVSGEIDCVDLRVKLLANKDKPAILNVNIGTTVKGAVDDLDLVIQTLTECGFSKNRFYIHCDGALFGLMMPFVKRAPKVSFKKPIGSVSVSGHKFVGCPMPCGVQLTRLEHINALSSNVEYLASRDATIMGSRNGHAPIFLWYTLNRKGYKGFQKEVQKCLRNAHYLKDRLLDAGISAMLNELSSTVVFERPRDEEFIRRWQLACEGNIAHVVVMPNVSQEKLDDFLAELVEKRSTWYEDENVQPPCVAAELGSGSCACKLHRR
- the LOC120076482 gene encoding serine decarboxylase isoform X1 codes for the protein MVGSAMGMGEINGGAEVLIGNFDTNVVFSEPLPSLAENNNGVDLNGQQHGDSNQKGKREIVLGRNVHTTCLSITEPDANDESTGDKEAYMASVLARYRKNLLERTKYHLGYPYNLDFDYGALGQLQHFSINNLGDPFIESNYGVHSRQFEVGVLDWFARLWEIEKNEYWGYITNCGTEGNLHGILVGREVLPDGILYASRESHYSVFKAARMYRMDCVKVDTLVSGEIDCVDLRVKLLANKDKPAILNVNIGTTVKGAVDDLDLVIQTLTECGFSKNRFYIHCDGALFGLMMPFVKRLMAPKVSFKKPIGSVSVSGHKFVGCPMPCGVQLTRLEHINALSSNVEYLASRDATIMGSRNGHAPIFLWYTLNRKGYKGFQKEVQKCLRNAHYLKDRLLDAGISAMLNELSSTVVFERPRDEEFIRRWQLACEGNIAHVVVMPNVSQEKLDDFLAELVEKRSTWYEDENVQPPCVAAELGSGSCACKLHRR